Proteins encoded together in one Methanobacterium petrolearium window:
- the ahcY gene encoding adenosylhomocysteinase — MPYKVKDMDLAPQGRKKIEWVQKHMPVLETIKKRFEKEKPFEGITIGSCLHLEPKTINLGLTLQAGGAEVAMTGCNPLSTQDDATAAGASLGLNMYGWREQTNEEYYQTINMVLDHKPDVIIDDGADMIFMLHKERRDALGKIRGACEETTTGIHRLKSMHADGALKFPVIAVNDAYTKYLFDNRYGTGQSTFDSIMGSTNILIAGKNVVVCGYGWCGRGIAMRADGLGANVIVTEIDPIRALEARMDGYRVMPVREAVKHADILITATGNIDIVTEEDFKVMKDGCIMANSGHFNVEINREDLDQLAVKQQNVKPDIEEFVMKDGRKVYLLAEGRLVNLAGERGQGHPAEIMDLSFAMQALSAKQLVETQMEIGVHKTPDESDMHVARLKLEAMGIEIDNLTERQEEYLEGWEEGT, encoded by the coding sequence ATGCCTTATAAAGTAAAAGATATGGATTTAGCCCCTCAGGGTAGAAAGAAGATTGAATGGGTCCAGAAACACATGCCGGTACTGGAAACCATTAAAAAACGTTTCGAAAAGGAAAAACCCTTTGAGGGAATTACAATAGGCTCCTGTTTACATCTGGAACCCAAAACCATTAATCTGGGACTAACTCTCCAGGCTGGAGGGGCAGAAGTCGCAATGACTGGCTGTAACCCACTTTCAACCCAGGATGATGCCACCGCAGCTGGTGCCAGTTTAGGGCTTAACATGTATGGCTGGAGAGAGCAAACCAACGAAGAATACTACCAGACCATTAACATGGTCCTGGATCATAAACCCGATGTAATCATAGATGACGGGGCAGACATGATCTTCATGCTCCACAAAGAACGCAGAGATGCGCTGGGAAAAATTAGAGGAGCATGTGAGGAAACCACCACAGGAATTCACCGTTTGAAATCCATGCACGCTGATGGGGCTCTCAAATTCCCGGTAATAGCAGTTAACGATGCATACACCAAATACCTCTTTGATAACCGTTATGGAACCGGACAATCAACCTTTGACTCCATCATGGGATCCACAAACATCCTAATCGCCGGTAAAAACGTAGTGGTATGTGGTTATGGCTGGTGTGGCAGGGGAATAGCCATGCGTGCTGATGGATTAGGAGCCAACGTCATAGTCACAGAAATAGATCCAATAAGGGCATTAGAAGCCCGTATGGATGGATACAGGGTGATGCCTGTTAGGGAAGCTGTTAAACACGCTGACATCCTGATAACTGCCACGGGTAATATCGATATTGTCACTGAAGAGGATTTTAAGGTAATGAAAGATGGTTGTATAATGGCTAACTCTGGCCACTTTAACGTGGAAATAAACCGTGAAGACCTGGACCAGCTGGCAGTAAAACAACAAAATGTCAAACCAGACATTGAAGAATTTGTAATGAAGGATGGTCGAAAGGTATACCTCCTTGCAGAAGGCAGACTGGTTAATCTCGCTGGTGAAAGGGGACAGGGACATCCTGCTGAGATAATGGATCTGAGTTTCGCCATGCAGGCGTTATCTGCCAAGCAACTGGTGGAGACCCAGATGGAAATAGGAGTGCACAAAACCCCAGATGAATCAGACATGCACGTGGCCAGACTCAAATTAGAAGCAATGGGTATTGAAATTGATAACTTAACAGAAAGGCAGGAAGAATATCTGGAAGGATGGGAAGAAGGCACGTAA
- a CDS encoding DUF2119 domain-containing protein yields MEADFFKIIGENNPSRLFIGGLHGKEGLSTIHAIQTIENLDLKKGGLILCNMPASPYLSTLDPIYYLSMAGKNVIALIKEYKPEIYLELHCYRQNKKSKLTGPERMEISGVPGLVELEESVLIGSTSPLIRSVFFKLYDFPFILEMPCNPPSESLEVCHKIMKIAAKSSNRLEIMEKIGEIYPHQVERLKDYFDEFSHNFWPAFQELKKKTQKIDLNSYDELDELIREVVAEGNYDLNQVQIKQLSQAYVIFREYG; encoded by the coding sequence ATGGAAGCAGATTTCTTTAAGATAATCGGTGAGAATAACCCTTCACGCCTTTTTATTGGTGGTTTGCATGGTAAGGAAGGATTAAGTACCATCCATGCAATCCAAACCATTGAAAACTTAGATCTTAAAAAAGGCGGTCTGATTTTATGCAACATGCCAGCCAGCCCCTACCTCAGCACTCTGGATCCTATTTACTACCTTTCAATGGCCGGAAAAAATGTTATAGCTCTTATAAAGGAATATAAACCAGAAATATACTTGGAATTGCATTGTTATCGCCAAAATAAAAAATCAAAACTCACAGGCCCTGAAAGAATGGAAATTTCTGGAGTTCCAGGACTTGTGGAACTTGAAGAAAGTGTTTTAATAGGTTCCACATCGCCCCTTATTCGTTCTGTATTTTTCAAACTGTATGATTTTCCTTTCATTCTGGAAATGCCATGCAACCCTCCATCAGAATCACTGGAAGTATGTCATAAAATCATGAAAATAGCTGCAAAATCCAGTAATCGTTTGGAAATAATGGAAAAAATAGGCGAAATATATCCCCATCAGGTAGAACGTTTGAAAGATTACTTTGATGAATTCTCCCATAATTTCTGGCCAGCCTTTCAGGAACTTAAGAAAAAAACCCAGAAAATTGATTTGAATAGTTATGATGAACTTGATGAATTAATAAGAGAAGTAGTTGCAGAGGGAAACTATGATCTTAATCAGGTGCAAATAAAACAGTTGAGTCAGGCATACGTTATTTTTCGAGAGTATGGGTGA
- a CDS encoding DUF2119 domain-containing protein has product MAFFKIIDKGMGITRLFLGGVHGKEGHSTIYALQEIRNDDVTSGKLVIHNCDESPYVSTLDPDYYQSRVGKEVLYLISSYHPKIYVEAHCYRNENYLKLTSPHRWTESKVPPLIELESGVLIGSASPLIRTSIFAKDDVCITLEMPCKPTKKTLDVYINVLRSIAASGSRDELEKRMMDLYPNQVETAKKYAKEFFGNYPPF; this is encoded by the coding sequence TTGGCGTTTTTCAAAATCATTGATAAAGGAATGGGCATAACCCGACTTTTTCTAGGAGGAGTTCATGGAAAAGAGGGCCATAGCACCATATATGCCCTTCAGGAAATCAGAAATGATGATGTTACCTCAGGGAAGCTGGTAATTCATAATTGTGATGAAAGCCCATATGTGAGCACTCTTGATCCGGATTACTATCAATCAAGGGTGGGGAAAGAAGTACTGTATTTAATAAGCAGTTATCATCCAAAAATATATGTGGAAGCCCACTGTTACAGGAATGAAAATTATCTAAAGCTCACATCACCACATCGATGGACCGAATCAAAAGTTCCACCTTTAATTGAACTTGAAAGCGGAGTTTTAATTGGTTCTGCATCTCCCCTCATCAGAACCAGTATCTTTGCAAAAGACGATGTTTGCATCACTCTTGAAATGCCGTGTAAACCTACAAAAAAGACATTAGATGTTTATATTAATGTTTTAAGGAGTATTGCTGCATCTGGAAGTCGAGATGAACTGGAAAAGCGTATGATGGATCTCTATCCCAATCAGGTTGAAACTGCAAAAAAATATGCAAAGGAGTTTTTTGGGAATTACCCACCGTTTTAG
- the fen gene encoding flap endonuclease-1 encodes MGVKFKDIVSPEEISFNDLDGKVVALDAANVIYQFLSSIRQYDGTPLRDENGRVTSHFSGILYRTSSLIEKGIKPIYVFDGQSSALKKETQQKRAEVKKESEKKWKEALEEGRMEDARKYAVRSSRMSPEIVEGSKKLIKLMGIPYIQAKGEGEAQASYMVACGDAWCVASQDYDCMLFGAPRMVKNLTISGNQNNPEIIELGKILKTLDITREQLVDLAIMVGTDFNQGIKGIGAKKGLKLIKKHGNIFKILEALDIELDVDPTLLRDMFLKHEVESNYQLKWGNTEQQGIVDFLCGEHDFSEDRVLSAVGKLKKLESTQSSLEQWF; translated from the coding sequence ATGGGTGTGAAATTTAAAGACATTGTATCTCCAGAAGAGATTAGTTTCAATGATTTAGATGGTAAAGTAGTGGCACTGGATGCTGCTAACGTCATATACCAGTTCCTATCCAGTATCCGCCAGTACGATGGAACTCCACTTCGTGATGAGAATGGAAGGGTTACCTCTCATTTCAGTGGAATTTTGTACCGTACATCATCCCTTATTGAAAAAGGAATCAAACCAATCTATGTTTTTGATGGTCAGTCCAGTGCCCTTAAAAAAGAAACTCAACAAAAACGTGCCGAAGTAAAAAAAGAGTCTGAAAAAAAATGGAAAGAAGCTCTGGAAGAAGGTCGCATGGAAGATGCCAGGAAATATGCAGTTAGATCATCCCGCATGTCACCTGAAATCGTAGAAGGCTCAAAAAAACTTATCAAACTCATGGGCATCCCATACATCCAGGCAAAAGGAGAAGGAGAAGCCCAAGCATCATATATGGTGGCTTGTGGCGATGCATGGTGTGTTGCTTCCCAGGATTATGATTGTATGCTCTTCGGAGCACCTAGAATGGTGAAAAACCTTACAATCAGCGGGAATCAGAACAATCCTGAAATCATTGAACTGGGAAAAATCCTAAAAACCCTGGATATAACACGTGAACAACTGGTTGACCTGGCTATAATGGTGGGCACAGACTTCAACCAGGGAATTAAAGGTATTGGGGCTAAAAAGGGTTTGAAACTCATCAAAAAACATGGCAACATATTTAAAATTCTGGAAGCCCTGGATATCGAGCTTGATGTTGATCCTACTCTTTTGCGTGACATGTTCCTGAAACATGAAGTTGAATCAAACTATCAATTAAAATGGGGAAACACTGAACAGCAGGGCATCGTGGATTTCCTCTGCGGAGAACATGATTTTTCTGAAGACAGAGTACTGAGTGCTGTTGGGAAACTCAAAAAATTGGAGAGCACCCAGAGTAGTTTAGAACAATGGTTTTAA
- a CDS encoding chorismate--pyruvate lyase family protein, with translation MDQKIFEGIQDIEQELGNLSSAQKILLATDGSVTTILDVLKGHVNIRTLVQEFRKADAETAFLLDVDEGATINYRVVVIEGKEPLIYAISLIPVERLDDDFREDLIRADIPIGRILRKHNIESRREIKTVSLEESDPEMVDIFKTNSPMLTRTYNIIHKDQVLVWLMETFPCDLFTD, from the coding sequence ATGGACCAAAAAATCTTTGAAGGAATACAAGACATTGAACAAGAGTTAGGAAATCTTTCAAGTGCTCAGAAGATACTTCTGGCCACTGATGGATCAGTTACTACCATCCTTGATGTGCTTAAGGGTCATGTGAATATCAGGACTCTGGTGCAGGAATTCAGGAAAGCTGATGCAGAAACAGCTTTTCTTTTGGATGTGGATGAAGGTGCCACCATTAACTATAGGGTAGTGGTTATTGAAGGAAAAGAACCCTTGATTTATGCCATATCCTTAATACCAGTTGAAAGATTGGACGATGATTTTAGAGAAGACCTGATTCGAGCCGATATCCCTATTGGTCGTATTCTCAGGAAGCACAATATTGAGTCTCGTCGGGAGATAAAAACTGTTTCATTGGAGGAATCTGACCCCGAAATGGTGGATATCTTCAAAACAAACTCCCCTATGCTAACCAGGACCTATAATATAATTCACAAGGACCAGGTGCTGGTATGGTTGATGGAAACCTTTCCCTGTGATCTGTTCACCGATTAA
- the hacA gene encoding homoaconitase large subunit: protein MNITEKILANAYGVKKVQPGEIIEARVDLAMTHDGTSTPTIHTFNKIAENVWDPDKIVIVFDHNVPANIIGSAEFQRIARDFAKKQGIKNIYTHGEGICHQVLPEEGFVKPGTVIVGADSHTCTYGAFGAFATGMGATDIAMVFATGKTWFMVPEAFKIEVQGTLRDHVAPKDLILHIISTIGSYGATYKSLEFSGPTIQNMGVPGRMTMCNMAVECGAKNGIMEPNSATLDFLKKRNVHDFQIFRSDEDSIYEKSYHFQVDDLEPQVACPHNVDNVYPVSQISGRTIDQAFIGSCTNGRLEDLRQAAGVLENAKVHQDVRLIVSPASRRIYQKAIAEGIIDTFLSAGAIIINPGCGPCLGAHMGALTAGEVCISTTNRNFVGRMGDPLSEVYLANPEVVAYSAIHGEISDPSE, encoded by the coding sequence ATGAATATTACTGAAAAAATACTTGCAAACGCTTATGGCGTTAAAAAGGTTCAACCTGGAGAGATCATTGAGGCCAGGGTGGATCTGGCCATGACCCATGATGGTACATCAACACCCACCATCCACACCTTCAATAAGATTGCTGAGAACGTGTGGGATCCAGATAAAATTGTCATTGTATTCGATCACAACGTACCGGCGAATATAATTGGTTCAGCAGAATTTCAGAGGATTGCCCGTGATTTTGCCAAAAAACAGGGCATCAAAAATATCTACACCCATGGAGAAGGAATATGCCACCAAGTACTTCCAGAAGAAGGTTTTGTGAAGCCAGGTACCGTTATAGTAGGTGCTGATTCCCACACATGCACTTACGGGGCTTTCGGGGCTTTCGCCACGGGTATGGGTGCCACTGATATTGCAATGGTTTTTGCAACTGGTAAAACATGGTTCATGGTTCCTGAAGCATTTAAAATAGAAGTTCAGGGTACGTTAAGGGATCATGTTGCACCTAAAGACCTGATACTTCATATTATAAGTACCATAGGATCTTATGGTGCTACCTATAAGTCGTTAGAATTTTCTGGACCTACCATCCAGAATATGGGTGTTCCCGGTAGGATGACCATGTGCAACATGGCAGTGGAATGCGGGGCAAAAAATGGTATAATGGAACCCAACTCTGCAACTTTAGATTTCCTAAAAAAACGAAATGTGCATGATTTCCAAATATTCCGTTCAGATGAAGATTCTATATATGAAAAATCCTACCATTTCCAAGTGGATGATCTAGAACCCCAAGTAGCATGTCCCCATAACGTTGACAATGTTTATCCTGTTTCTCAAATTTCTGGCAGGACCATTGACCAGGCCTTTATTGGTTCATGTACCAATGGCAGGTTGGAGGATCTGCGCCAGGCTGCTGGTGTCCTGGAAAATGCAAAAGTTCATCAAGATGTTAGACTCATCGTGTCTCCGGCTTCCCGCCGGATCTATCAGAAAGCAATTGCTGAAGGTATAATTGACACATTTCTCAGTGCAGGGGCAATAATCATCAACCCTGGATGCGGACCCTGTTTAGGTGCCCATATGGGTGCTTTAACTGCGGGAGAGGTGTGTATATCCACCACTAACCGTAACTTCGTAGGTCGTATGGGTGATCCCCTATCAGAAGTGTATCTGGCCAACCCGGAAGTAGTGGCTTACTCTGCCATTCACGGTGAAATAAGCGATCCCAGTGAATGA
- a CDS encoding homocitrate synthase family protein, with translation MKYFVSPYNKSVNLKFPEKITVYDTTLRDGEQTPGVCLRTQEKLKIARKLDELGLHQIEAGFPVVSQEENRSVKAIVAEDLDAQILVLSRTKKEDIDTAIDCDVDGIITFMGTSALHLKHKLRIDQDDALNICMNSIEHAKDHGLFVAFSAEDATRTDLDFLKNIYSRAELYGVDRVHIADTVGAISPQGMDYLVRELKKEINTEIALHCHNDFGMALSNCISGLLAGADAVSTTVNGIGERAGNTSLEEMVMTLLLIYGVDLGFDISTFYELSQLVEELTNMKVPYNKPIVGKNVFRHESGIHVDAVLEEPLTYEPFIPELIGHQRRIVLGKHSGCRAVKAKLDECGINVSRDELCEIVEKVKQKRERGKYINDDLFNEIVRSVRGPFRF, from the coding sequence TTGAAATATTTTGTAAGCCCTTATAACAAATCTGTTAACTTAAAATTCCCGGAAAAAATCACAGTTTACGACACCACCCTCAGAGATGGTGAACAAACACCAGGTGTGTGTCTCAGAACACAGGAAAAACTTAAAATAGCACGTAAATTAGATGAACTGGGATTACACCAGATTGAAGCTGGTTTTCCAGTTGTTTCCCAAGAGGAAAATCGTTCCGTAAAAGCCATTGTAGCAGAGGATCTAGATGCACAAATCCTGGTTCTCTCCCGTACCAAAAAAGAAGACATTGACACAGCAATTGATTGTGATGTGGATGGTATAATCACTTTTATGGGAACATCTGCACTTCACCTAAAACATAAATTAAGAATTGACCAAGATGATGCTCTAAACATCTGCATGAACTCTATTGAACATGCCAAAGACCATGGATTATTTGTGGCATTCTCAGCAGAAGATGCAACCCGTACTGACCTGGACTTTTTGAAAAACATATACAGCCGAGCAGAGCTTTATGGAGTTGATCGGGTACATATAGCAGACACTGTAGGTGCAATAAGCCCTCAGGGTATGGATTACCTGGTCCGAGAGTTAAAAAAAGAAATAAATACCGAAATAGCATTACATTGCCACAATGATTTTGGAATGGCCCTATCCAATTGTATTTCAGGTTTACTGGCTGGTGCAGATGCAGTTTCAACTACTGTAAATGGAATTGGAGAAAGAGCAGGAAACACTTCCTTAGAAGAAATGGTAATGACTCTGCTTCTTATTTATGGTGTAGATCTTGGATTTGATATTAGTACATTCTACGAACTCTCACAACTGGTAGAAGAACTTACCAACATGAAAGTGCCCTATAACAAACCCATTGTGGGTAAAAACGTTTTCAGACACGAGTCAGGTATACACGTAGACGCAGTTCTTGAAGAACCATTAACCTATGAGCCTTTCATACCAGAACTAATTGGCCATCAGCGACGAATTGTTTTGGGAAAACACTCCGGATGCCGAGCAGTGAAAGCCAAACTTGATGAGTGCGGAATTAATGTGAGCCGTGACGAACTGTGCGAAATCGTGGAAAAAGTTAAACAAAAACGGGAAAGAGGAAAATACATCAATGATGATCTTTTTAATGAGATCGTGCGCTCAGTAAGGGGTCCATTCAGATTTTAA
- the cyaB gene encoding class IV adenylate cyclase: MIEVEVKAHAPNLNKIEERLIGIGACRVKKEYQEDLYFNAPHRDFAQTDEALRIRKIRSENSEEIYITYKGPKMDNISKTRKEIEVAVEDSLKVADIFENLSFRPVATVRKNRIIYTMGELMVALDEVQEVGSFVEIEKEIEEGEDTQEALNEIFATYSKIGINDGFERTSYLELMETD; encoded by the coding sequence ATGATAGAAGTTGAAGTTAAGGCACATGCCCCTAATTTAAATAAAATAGAAGAAAGGCTGATTGGAATAGGAGCATGTAGGGTCAAAAAAGAATATCAAGAAGATTTATATTTTAATGCACCACATAGAGACTTTGCCCAAACTGATGAAGCTCTCAGAATAAGGAAAATTAGAAGTGAAAATTCTGAAGAGATATATATCACCTACAAGGGTCCAAAAATGGATAATATCAGTAAAACCCGGAAGGAAATTGAAGTAGCAGTGGAAGATTCACTTAAAGTGGCAGATATTTTTGAAAATCTCAGTTTCCGTCCAGTGGCAACTGTTCGCAAAAACCGGATTATCTACACTATGGGGGAGTTAATGGTGGCCCTGGATGAAGTTCAGGAAGTGGGTAGTTTTGTGGAAATCGAAAAGGAAATCGAAGAAGGTGAAGACACCCAAGAGGCTTTGAATGAGATCTTTGCGACTTATTCAAAAATAGGAATAAATGACGGTTTTGAAAGAACTTCGTACCTAGAATTAATGGAAACTGACTGA